One window from the genome of Trabulsiella odontotermitis encodes:
- the aceE gene encoding pyruvate dehydrogenase (acetyl-transferring), homodimeric type codes for MSERFQNDVDPIETRDWQQAIESVIREEGVERAQYLIDQLLSEARKGGVKVAAGAGASNYVNTIAVEDEPEYPGNLDLERRIRSAIRWNAIMTVLRASKKDLELGGHMASFQSSATVYEVCFNHFFRARNEKDGGDLVYFQGHISPGIYARAFLEGRLTEEQMNNFRQEVHGNGLSSYPHPKLMPEFWQFPTVSMGLGPIGAIYQAKFLKYLEHRGLKDTSEQTVYAFLGDGEMDEPESKGAITIATREKLDNLVFVINCNLQRLDGPVTGNGKIVNELEGIFSGAGWNVIKVMWGSRWDELLRKDTSGKLIQLMNETVDGDYQTFKSKDGAYVREHFFGKYPETAALVADWTDDQIWALNRGGHDPKKVYAALKKAQETKGKATVILAHTIKGYGMGDTAEGKNIAHQVKKMNMDGVRYIRDRFNVPVTDEQVENLSYLTFPEGSEEYKYLHERRQALKGYLPSRQPKFTEKLELPQLADFSQLLEEQNKEISTTIAFVRALNVMLKNKSIKDRLVPIIADEARTFGMEGLFRQIGIYSPNGQQYTPQDREQVAYYKEDEKGQILQEGINELGAGASWLAAATSYSTNDLPMIPFYIYYSMFGFQRIGDLCWQAGDQQARGFLIGGTSGRTTLNGEGLQHEDGHSHIQSLTIPNCISYDPAYAYEVAVIMHDGLDRMYGEKQENVYYYITTLNENYHMPAMPEGAEEGIRKGIYKLETLEGSKGKVQLMGSGSILRHVREAAQILAKDYGVGSDVYSVTSFTELARDGQDCERWNMLHPTEEPRIPYVAQVLSDAPAVASTDYMKLFAEQIRNFIPASDYRVLGTDGFGRSDSRENLRHHFEVDASYVVVAALGELAKRGEIDKKVVAEAITKFNIDADKVNPRLA; via the coding sequence ATGTCAGAACGTTTCCAAAATGACGTGGATCCGATCGAAACTCGCGACTGGCAACAGGCGATCGAATCGGTCATCCGTGAAGAAGGTGTTGAGCGTGCTCAGTATCTGATTGACCAGCTCCTTTCAGAAGCGCGCAAAGGCGGCGTGAAAGTGGCTGCTGGTGCAGGGGCTAGCAACTACGTAAACACAATTGCCGTTGAAGATGAGCCGGAATACCCGGGTAATCTGGATCTGGAGCGCCGTATTCGTTCAGCTATCCGCTGGAACGCGATTATGACCGTTCTGCGCGCGTCCAAGAAAGATCTGGAACTGGGTGGCCACATGGCGTCCTTCCAGTCTTCCGCAACCGTTTATGAAGTGTGCTTCAACCACTTCTTCCGTGCCCGTAACGAGAAAGACGGCGGCGACCTGGTGTACTTCCAGGGCCACATTTCCCCGGGCATCTATGCTCGTGCATTCCTGGAAGGCCGTCTGACTGAAGAGCAGATGAACAACTTCCGTCAGGAAGTTCACGGTAACGGTCTCTCTTCTTACCCGCACCCGAAACTGATGCCGGAATTCTGGCAGTTCCCGACCGTCTCCATGGGCCTGGGCCCGATCGGCGCTATCTATCAGGCTAAATTCCTGAAATATCTGGAACACCGTGGTCTGAAAGATACCTCCGAACAAACCGTTTACGCCTTCCTGGGCGATGGCGAAATGGACGAGCCGGAATCTAAAGGTGCGATCACCATCGCTACCCGCGAAAAACTGGATAACCTGGTGTTCGTCATCAACTGTAACCTCCAGCGTCTGGATGGCCCGGTCACCGGTAACGGCAAAATCGTTAACGAACTGGAAGGCATCTTCAGCGGTGCTGGCTGGAACGTAATCAAGGTGATGTGGGGCAGCCGTTGGGACGAACTGCTGCGCAAAGACACCAGCGGTAAGCTGATTCAACTGATGAACGAAACCGTTGACGGCGATTACCAGACCTTCAAATCCAAAGATGGCGCTTACGTGCGTGAGCACTTCTTCGGTAAATACCCGGAAACGGCCGCGCTGGTTGCTGACTGGACTGACGATCAGATCTGGGCACTGAACCGTGGTGGTCATGATCCGAAGAAAGTCTACGCGGCACTGAAAAAAGCGCAGGAAACCAAAGGTAAAGCGACGGTCATCCTCGCCCATACCATTAAAGGTTACGGCATGGGCGATACCGCTGAAGGTAAAAACATCGCTCACCAGGTGAAGAAAATGAACATGGACGGCGTGCGTTACATCCGCGACCGTTTCAATGTTCCTGTCACTGACGAGCAGGTTGAAAACCTCTCTTACCTGACTTTCCCGGAAGGTTCTGAAGAGTATAAGTACCTGCACGAACGTCGTCAGGCGCTGAAAGGCTATCTGCCGTCTCGTCAGCCGAAATTCACTGAGAAGCTGGAACTGCCTCAGCTTGCAGACTTCTCTCAACTGCTGGAAGAGCAGAACAAAGAGATCTCCACCACCATCGCTTTCGTTCGTGCCCTGAACGTGATGCTGAAGAACAAGTCGATCAAAGATCGTCTGGTGCCAATCATTGCTGACGAAGCGCGTACTTTTGGTATGGAAGGTTTGTTCCGCCAGATCGGTATCTACAGCCCGAACGGCCAGCAGTACACCCCGCAGGACCGTGAGCAGGTTGCTTACTACAAAGAAGACGAAAAAGGTCAGATCCTGCAGGAAGGTATCAACGAGCTGGGCGCAGGCGCATCCTGGCTGGCAGCAGCAACGTCTTACAGCACCAACGATCTGCCGATGATCCCGTTCTACATCTACTACTCCATGTTCGGGTTCCAGCGTATCGGCGACCTGTGCTGGCAGGCGGGCGACCAGCAGGCGCGCGGCTTCCTGATTGGTGGTACGTCGGGTCGTACGACCCTGAACGGCGAAGGTCTGCAGCATGAAGATGGTCACAGCCACATTCAGTCTCTGACTATCCCGAACTGTATCTCTTACGATCCGGCTTACGCGTACGAAGTTGCAGTGATCATGCACGACGGTCTGGATCGCATGTACGGTGAGAAACAAGAGAACGTTTACTATTACATCACCACGCTGAACGAAAACTACCATATGCCGGCGATGCCGGAAGGCGCTGAGGAAGGTATCCGTAAAGGTATCTACAAACTCGAAACCCTCGAAGGTAGCAAAGGCAAAGTTCAGCTGATGGGTTCAGGCTCTATCCTGCGTCACGTTCGTGAAGCGGCGCAGATCCTGGCGAAAGACTACGGCGTGGGTTCTGACGTGTACAGCGTGACTTCCTTCACTGAACTGGCGCGTGATGGCCAGGATTGTGAGCGCTGGAACATGCTGCACCCGACCGAAGAACCACGCATACCGTACGTTGCGCAGGTTCTGAGCGATGCACCGGCAGTGGCATCCACTGACTATATGAAACTGTTCGCTGAGCAGATCCGTAACTTCATCCCGGCAAGCGATTACCGCGTACTGGGTACTGACGGTTTCGGTCGCTCTGACAGCCGCGAAAACCTGCGTCATCACTTCGAAGTAGACGCTTCTTACGTGGTGGTCGCGGCGCTGGGCGAACTGGCTAAACGTGGCGAAATCGATAAGAAAGTGGTGGCGGAAGCGATCACCAAATTCAACATCGATGCAGATAAAGTTAACCCGCGTCTGGCGTAA
- the pdhR gene encoding pyruvate dehydrogenase complex transcriptional repressor PdhR, whose amino-acid sequence MAYSKIRQPKLSDVIEQQLEFLILEGTLRPGEKLPPERELAKQFDVSRPSLREAIQRLEAKGLLLRRQGGGTFVQSSLWQSFSDPLVELLSDHPESQFDLLETRHALEGIAAYYAALRSTDEDRERIGELHQAIERAQQSGDLDAESNAVVQYQIAVTEAAHNVVLLHLLRCMEPMLAQNVRQNFELLYARREMLPLVSNHRTRIFEAIMAREPEQAREASHRHLAFIEEILLDRSREQSRRERSLRRLQQRKD is encoded by the coding sequence ATGGCCTACAGCAAGATCCGCCAACCAAAACTTTCTGATGTGATAGAGCAGCAGCTGGAGTTTTTGATTCTGGAGGGGACACTGCGCCCCGGCGAAAAACTTCCACCTGAACGCGAACTGGCCAAACAGTTCGACGTTTCCCGCCCCTCGCTGCGTGAGGCGATTCAACGTCTCGAAGCCAAGGGCCTTCTGCTTCGTCGCCAGGGCGGCGGTACCTTTGTACAGAGCAGCCTGTGGCAGAGCTTCAGCGACCCGCTGGTAGAGCTCCTGTCCGACCACCCTGAATCTCAGTTTGATCTGCTGGAAACCCGTCACGCGCTTGAGGGCATTGCGGCTTATTACGCGGCTCTGCGCAGTACCGATGAAGACCGTGAACGCATTGGTGAACTTCATCAGGCCATCGAACGGGCACAGCAGTCAGGCGACCTTGATGCCGAGTCTAATGCCGTCGTCCAGTACCAGATTGCCGTCACCGAGGCGGCACACAACGTAGTTTTGCTTCATCTGCTACGCTGCATGGAGCCCATGCTGGCTCAAAACGTTCGTCAGAATTTTGAATTGTTGTATGCCCGTCGGGAAATGCTTCCGCTGGTCAGCAACCATCGCACCCGAATTTTCGAGGCGATTATGGCCAGAGAGCCGGAGCAGGCGCGCGAAGCGTCGCACCGACATCTGGCTTTCATTGAGGAGATCTTGCTGGACCGCAGCCGTGAACAAAGTCGTCGTGAACGTTCACTTCGCCGCCTACAGCAACGAAAGGATTAA